In Gemmatimonas sp., one genomic interval encodes:
- a CDS encoding VTT domain-containing protein encodes MLPPMSSILVATTLAPALLLRVASVVLSSASGFGVVVAALDVTKWLESVTDSFWTYVILGASAIVTEELSPIFGGIAAHEGELQMSRVILSITLGGWVATTLLYVVGRWKWEFIRRRFPRVRATGTVALRVVRRNQLKASLLVRFAFGLRIVLPMACGAANVPLYIYLPLSLIGSALWTAAFTLVGYAAGEAAVQTLGHLDRAGEIVGAVLVFAAILGFVRWQRVRRERKAARRRK; translated from the coding sequence ATGCTCCCGCCGATGTCTTCGATCCTGGTCGCGACCACGCTCGCCCCCGCGCTCCTGCTGCGGGTGGCGAGCGTTGTGCTGTCCAGTGCGTCGGGTTTTGGCGTCGTGGTGGCTGCGCTCGACGTCACGAAGTGGCTGGAGTCGGTGACCGACAGCTTCTGGACCTATGTGATCCTCGGCGCATCGGCCATCGTGACCGAAGAGCTCTCCCCCATCTTCGGCGGCATCGCCGCCCACGAAGGCGAGCTGCAGATGTCCCGGGTGATCCTGTCGATCACGCTGGGCGGCTGGGTGGCCACCACCCTGCTGTACGTGGTGGGTCGCTGGAAATGGGAATTCATCCGCCGTCGGTTCCCGCGGGTGCGCGCCACCGGCACCGTCGCCCTGCGCGTCGTGCGACGCAACCAGCTCAAGGCCTCGCTGTTGGTCCGCTTTGCCTTCGGCCTGCGGATCGTGCTGCCGATGGCCTGCGGTGCGGCCAACGTGCCCCTGTACATCTATTTGCCGCTCTCGCTGATCGGATCGGCGCTCTGGACCGCGGCCTTCACGCTGGTCGGCTATGCCGCTGGCGAGGCCGCGGTGCAGACCCTCGGCCACCTCGACCGCGCCGGTGAAATCGTCGGTGCCGTCCTGGTGTTTGCGGCCATCCTCGGCTTCGTGCGCTGGCAGCGCGTACGCCGCGAACGCAAAGCCGCGCGGCGACGCAAGTAG
- a CDS encoding efflux RND transporter permease subunit: protein MFISDFAIKRPLITVVAMLTLVGFGLVALSQLQTDEFPEVQPPIVLTTIIYPGASPEQVEREVLEPIEEAIQSISGVKSINGEARDGFAQIVTQFVYSKDLSEATQDIRDAISTKRQDLPQEMEEPILKKFNPTDAPIVTLSLYSTSLTPAQLTQIADPGITRELRSIAGVADVQVSGGVKRELTVNLDPQRLQSAGVSVPQVVAALQTGNLAVPVGRVTSSLDERTIRLQGRLQSPDDFMQLVVSERAGRVVRLGDVATAVDGVEEQRTLALYNGRDAVGIEIKKTNGYSTTAVAEAIFKKVQELRPTLPKGAQFDVVKNKGERVENSVTNVRDALVEGAVLTVLVVFLFLNSWRSTVITGLALPVSVLASFVAVWAFGFTLNTMSLLGLSLAIGILIDDAIVVRENIVRHVEMGKDHYTAAREGTDEIGLAVAATTFSIIAVFIPIAFLQGESGQWFKPFALTIACSVLVSLFVSFSLDPMLSAYWPDPHEEEHEKWWITKKLDKFNKWFDGLANNYRKLIGWALDHPKSMVLLAVASFATAIAMPALGLVGGGFFPLEDNAEVQMTVETPPGANLDYLRQKVTETLAIMGDTTRYPEVTYTFVTAGGASGAVDMASVYLKLSKKGDRLKVGQRDAESLAASMREDVKKVGGSSISVFTSDFAGQEKQISLELRGNDKAALQTVADQYLAALKSTPGAVDVGLSTKGLKPELTVQVDRALAASLGLSVGQVAQAIRPAFAGLDAGDWVDPTNQTRKVMVRLAPEARARGADLAQLPIALGQGSGSQLVPLQQVARIKSELGPAIVNHLDRDNVIKVQGNIAGRSLTEVMGDFEKKTSTIQLPAGVKMSSGGQVEQQNEVFGSIFIALGVAVALMYLILVVQFGSFLDPIAILISLPLSLIGVMGALAITGNTINLMSLIGVILLCGIVAKNAILLVDFAKWAREKNGMPLREALIEAGAIRLRPILMTTFALIAGMIPVALGRGEGAQFRAPLGVAVIGGVITSTVLTLLVIPTFYEIFDNMRTWVSRRVGLTPPHTGQFRTLELPMAEAGD, encoded by the coding sequence ATGTTCATTTCTGATTTCGCGATCAAGCGGCCGCTGATCACCGTCGTGGCCATGCTCACGCTGGTGGGCTTCGGCTTGGTCGCCCTGTCGCAGTTGCAAACGGACGAGTTTCCGGAAGTGCAGCCGCCCATCGTGCTGACCACGATCATCTATCCCGGCGCATCCCCGGAGCAGGTCGAGCGCGAAGTGCTCGAACCGATCGAGGAAGCGATCCAGAGCATCTCCGGCGTCAAGTCGATCAACGGGGAGGCGCGCGACGGCTTCGCCCAGATTGTGACGCAGTTCGTGTACTCCAAGGATCTCTCCGAAGCCACGCAGGACATCCGCGACGCCATCAGCACCAAACGTCAGGATCTCCCGCAGGAAATGGAGGAGCCGATCCTCAAGAAGTTCAATCCCACCGATGCGCCAATCGTGACGCTGTCGCTGTACTCGACATCGCTCACACCGGCGCAACTCACGCAGATCGCCGATCCCGGCATCACGCGCGAACTGCGCTCGATCGCCGGTGTGGCCGACGTGCAGGTGTCGGGTGGCGTGAAGCGCGAGCTCACGGTGAACCTCGATCCGCAGCGGTTGCAGTCGGCGGGCGTGAGCGTGCCGCAGGTCGTGGCCGCACTGCAAACCGGCAACCTCGCGGTCCCGGTCGGTCGCGTCACCAGTTCCCTTGATGAGCGCACGATCCGATTGCAGGGTCGACTGCAATCGCCCGACGACTTCATGCAGTTGGTGGTATCGGAGCGGGCCGGTCGCGTGGTGCGTTTAGGTGACGTGGCGACGGCCGTCGACGGCGTGGAGGAGCAGCGCACGCTGGCGCTCTACAATGGCCGCGATGCGGTGGGCATCGAGATCAAGAAGACCAACGGCTACTCCACCACGGCGGTGGCCGAGGCGATTTTCAAGAAGGTCCAAGAGCTGCGCCCAACGTTGCCCAAGGGCGCGCAGTTCGACGTGGTGAAGAACAAGGGCGAGCGGGTCGAGAACTCGGTCACCAATGTGCGCGATGCGCTCGTCGAGGGCGCCGTCCTCACCGTGCTCGTGGTGTTCCTGTTCCTCAACTCGTGGCGCTCCACCGTGATCACCGGCCTCGCGTTGCCGGTGTCGGTGCTGGCCAGTTTCGTGGCAGTGTGGGCCTTCGGCTTCACGCTCAACACCATGTCGCTGCTCGGTCTCTCGCTGGCCATCGGTATCCTGATCGACGACGCCATCGTGGTCCGTGAGAACATCGTACGACACGTGGAGATGGGGAAAGACCATTACACGGCGGCACGCGAAGGCACCGATGAAATCGGCCTCGCGGTGGCGGCCACGACGTTCTCAATCATCGCGGTGTTCATCCCGATCGCGTTCCTGCAGGGTGAGTCGGGTCAGTGGTTCAAGCCGTTCGCCCTGACTATTGCCTGTTCGGTACTCGTGTCGCTATTCGTGTCCTTCTCGCTCGATCCCATGCTGTCGGCCTACTGGCCCGATCCGCATGAGGAAGAGCATGAGAAGTGGTGGATCACGAAGAAGCTCGACAAGTTCAACAAGTGGTTTGATGGCCTCGCCAACAACTACCGCAAGCTGATCGGCTGGGCGCTCGATCACCCGAAGTCGATGGTGCTGTTGGCGGTGGCCAGCTTCGCGACGGCGATCGCCATGCCGGCGCTTGGACTCGTCGGCGGCGGCTTCTTCCCGCTGGAAGACAACGCCGAAGTCCAGATGACGGTGGAAACGCCGCCGGGTGCGAATCTCGACTATCTGCGGCAAAAGGTCACCGAAACGCTCGCCATCATGGGCGATACCACGCGCTATCCGGAGGTGACATACACCTTCGTGACCGCCGGCGGCGCGAGCGGCGCCGTCGACATGGCCAGTGTGTATCTCAAGCTCAGCAAGAAGGGCGATCGACTGAAGGTCGGCCAGCGCGACGCCGAATCACTCGCCGCCTCGATGCGTGAAGACGTGAAGAAAGTGGGCGGTAGCAGTATTTCGGTGTTCACCAGCGACTTTGCCGGCCAGGAGAAGCAGATCTCGCTCGAGCTGCGCGGGAACGACAAGGCCGCCCTGCAAACCGTGGCCGATCAGTATCTCGCCGCGCTTAAGAGTACGCCGGGCGCGGTGGACGTGGGCCTCAGCACGAAGGGCCTCAAGCCCGAACTCACGGTGCAGGTCGATCGTGCGCTGGCCGCGTCGCTGGGTCTCAGTGTCGGACAGGTGGCGCAGGCGATCCGCCCGGCGTTTGCCGGTCTCGACGCCGGTGACTGGGTCGATCCCACCAACCAGACGCGCAAGGTCATGGTGCGACTCGCGCCGGAAGCGCGCGCCCGCGGTGCCGACTTGGCCCAGTTGCCCATCGCGCTTGGTCAGGGTTCCGGTTCACAGTTGGTGCCGCTGCAGCAAGTGGCGCGCATCAAGAGTGAGCTCGGTCCGGCCATCGTGAACCACCTCGATCGCGACAACGTGATCAAGGTGCAAGGCAACATCGCCGGTCGCTCGCTCACCGAAGTCATGGGCGACTTCGAAAAGAAAACGAGCACCATCCAATTGCCGGCCGGCGTCAAGATGTCGAGTGGTGGTCAGGTGGAGCAGCAGAACGAAGTCTTCGGCAGCATCTTCATCGCGCTCGGCGTGGCGGTGGCGCTGATGTATCTCATTCTGGTGGTGCAGTTCGGCTCGTTCCTCGATCCGATCGCCATTCTGATCTCGCTGCCGTTGTCTCTGATCGGTGTCATGGGGGCGCTCGCGATCACCGGCAACACGATCAACCTCATGAGCCTCATCGGCGTGATCTTGCTGTGTGGTATCGTGGCGAAGAACGCGATTCTGCTGGTGGACTTCGCCAAGTGGGCCCGCGAGAAGAACGGCATGCCACTGCGGGAAGCGCTCATCGAAGCAGGCGCGATTCGCTTGCGTCCCATTCTGATGACCACCTTCGCCCTGATTGCCGGTATGATCCCGGTGGCCCTGGGCCGCGGTGAAGGCGCGCAGTTCCGCGCCCCGCTCGGCGTCGCGGTGATCGGCGGTGTGATCACCAGCACGGTGCTCACGTTGCTCGTGATCCCGACGTTCTACGAGATCTTCGACAACATGCGTACGTGGGTCTCCCGCCGCGTCGGACTCACGCCGCCGCACACGGGTCAATTCCGTACGCTCGAATTGCCCATGGCCGAGGCGGGCGACTGA